One segment of bacterium DNA contains the following:
- a CDS encoding NUDIX domain-containing protein translates to MHVSRHRHTAVPAVYALFEQEGRYLFMLRKGSGYFDGWYGVPSGHVEPEELPVAGLLREVHEEIGITLRVDDVEFVHTLYRAAEDATGERVDFFFRVRQWSGSPRICEPHKCDALAWLSPDALPPNVMPFIVRVLRSLAEGKFYDELSFATR, encoded by the coding sequence ATGCATGTCTCACGCCATCGGCACACCGCAGTGCCCGCGGTCTACGCGCTTTTTGAGCAGGAGGGGCGGTACCTCTTCATGCTCCGCAAGGGGAGTGGGTACTTCGATGGGTGGTATGGTGTTCCGTCGGGACACGTGGAACCCGAGGAGCTCCCCGTGGCTGGATTGCTCCGCGAGGTGCATGAGGAGATCGGCATCACGTTGCGCGTGGACGATGTGGAATTCGTCCACACGCTCTACCGCGCGGCAGAGGACGCGACGGGTGAGCGCGTTGATTTTTTCTTTCGCGTCCGGCAGTGGAGCGGGTCACCTCGTATCTGCGAGCCCCACAAGTGCGATGCACTCGCTTGGCTTTCACCCGATGCACTTCCACCGAACGTCATGCCGTTCATCGTACGAGTCCTTCGTTCCCTCGCCGAAGGCAAGTTCTACGACGAGCTCTCGTTCGCGACACGATGA
- a CDS encoding VIT1/CCC1 transporter family protein, giving the protein MTRITELLVRNIIFGVEDSLVSTMGLLAGVAVSGVSRSTIIVTGAILIFVEGFSMGAGSLLTEHSVAEFQGKEARVTKRDVLGGAIMLASYFFAGFIPLLPYVFLSVQAAFWVSIACSLLALFLLGIGGALVFRTRAIGHGLEMLLVGGGALAIGVAVGRVVHGFV; this is encoded by the coding sequence ATGACCAGGATCACGGAGCTCCTCGTGCGCAACATTATCTTTGGCGTGGAGGATAGCTTGGTATCCACGATGGGTCTCCTCGCCGGCGTTGCGGTGTCCGGCGTTTCGCGCTCCACCATCATCGTCACCGGCGCGATCCTCATTTTCGTGGAGGGATTCTCCATGGGCGCTGGGAGTTTGCTCACCGAGCACTCGGTTGCGGAATTTCAGGGCAAGGAGGCACGGGTGACGAAGCGCGACGTGCTCGGCGGTGCGATCATGCTCGCATCGTACTTCTTCGCCGGATTTATCCCGTTGCTCCCGTACGTCTTCCTGTCCGTGCAGGCAGCGTTCTGGGTCTCCATCGCGTGCTCGCTCCTCGCGCTCTTCCTCCTTGGCATCGGCGGCGCGTTGGTATTCCGGACGAGAGCGATCGGGCACGGCCTCGAAATGCTTCTCGTCGGTGGCGGTGCGCTCGCTATCGGTGTTGCTGTCGGTCGTGTCGTCCATGGGTTTGTCTGA
- a CDS encoding DUF1045 domain-containing protein — MREYIIACIPPAEVAARAIAMSQALQRRGGLFVLDKTRERPHVTLYYTILPSGVLHIVRERLARIATAMERPLLVATRFARQERWIDVEYESHAALVTLQRAVIEAVNPLRAGHLRARDAARLPRALPEVRQNIEQYGYRSVGALYRPHLTLTRMANDDDGGVLPVEELEHFSCVPAAIGLFAAGAHGTCVRLLSTFALRS; from the coding sequence ATGCGAGAGTACATCATCGCGTGTATCCCGCCAGCGGAGGTCGCGGCACGTGCCATTGCGATGAGCCAGGCGCTCCAGCGACGCGGAGGCCTCTTCGTACTCGACAAGACCCGTGAGCGTCCGCACGTCACACTCTACTACACCATACTTCCCAGTGGCGTGCTGCACATCGTTCGCGAGCGTCTCGCACGCATCGCCACAGCGATGGAGCGGCCACTGCTCGTCGCGACGCGCTTCGCCCGCCAAGAGCGGTGGATTGATGTGGAATACGAATCGCACGCAGCGTTGGTGACACTCCAGCGAGCGGTCATCGAGGCAGTGAACCCACTGCGAGCGGGTCATTTGCGTGCCAGAGATGCCGCACGTCTCCCTCGCGCTCTTCCGGAGGTGCGGCAGAACATTGAGCAGTACGGCTACCGATCCGTGGGCGCACTGTACCGACCACATCTCACGTTGACGCGGATGGCGAATGATGACGATGGGGGAGTGCTGCCAGTGGAGGAGCTTGAGCACTTCTCATGCGTTCCTGCAGCTATTGGATTGTTTGCCGCTGGTGCGCACGGGACGTGTGTGCGGCTCCTGAGCACCTTTGCACTTCGCTCGTAG
- the rlmN gene encoding 23S rRNA (adenine(2503)-C(2))-methyltransferase RlmN produces MTQDEHTPPPATLRADRIRAVLRDVQDFRFRQIEVALFDPSIRAWADVTTLSHAMREALAAVPWMSVTQAAILKSRAGDTFKAALATEDGLVFESVLMANRRGQWTICVSSQVGCAMGCTFCATGAMGLTRSLTADEIADQYRFWMYWLQDHAETVKYARISNIVFMGMGEPLANYANVKSAITTWLRVTDIGTTRITVSTVGVLPQLERILTDPAWPHVRIAISLHSANEERRREIVPTTAPKFLERLADWAQRYHQSLGNRRHHVTYEYTLLNEVNDTPEHARELARFIARTGSSKVNVIPWNPVAGKPFVRAQQERIDTFKRVLLDAGYTVTQRKTMGDDIAAACGQLATVKRSAS; encoded by the coding sequence ATGACGCAGGACGAGCACACACCGCCACCCGCGACGCTTCGCGCGGATCGCATCCGCGCGGTTCTTCGTGATGTGCAGGACTTCCGCTTCCGGCAGATTGAGGTCGCGCTGTTCGATCCGTCCATCCGTGCGTGGGCAGACGTCACGACGCTCTCCCACGCCATGCGGGAGGCACTCGCCGCGGTCCCGTGGATGTCCGTGACGCAGGCGGCGATCCTCAAGAGTCGCGCGGGCGATACGTTCAAGGCGGCGCTCGCCACAGAGGACGGGCTCGTTTTCGAGAGCGTGCTCATGGCGAATCGTCGCGGGCAGTGGACGATCTGTGTGTCCTCGCAGGTGGGATGTGCGATGGGGTGCACCTTCTGCGCAACCGGCGCGATGGGACTCACGAGGAGCTTGACTGCAGATGAGATCGCCGACCAGTACCGGTTCTGGATGTACTGGCTCCAGGACCACGCCGAAACGGTCAAGTATGCGCGCATCAGCAACATCGTGTTCATGGGCATGGGCGAGCCACTTGCGAACTACGCGAATGTGAAATCCGCGATCACGACGTGGCTGCGTGTGACGGACATCGGGACGACGCGTATCACCGTTTCGACCGTTGGTGTCCTCCCGCAGCTCGAGCGCATCCTCACGGATCCCGCGTGGCCGCACGTCCGCATCGCCATCTCCCTCCACAGTGCCAATGAGGAACGTCGCCGCGAGATCGTCCCCACGACCGCTCCAAAGTTCCTCGAACGCCTCGCGGATTGGGCGCAGCGATACCACCAGTCGCTCGGGAATCGTCGCCACCATGTGACGTACGAGTACACGCTCCTCAACGAGGTGAACGATACACCCGAGCACGCGCGGGAGCTCGCGCGTTTCATCGCGCGAACAGGGTCGAGCAAGGTGAACGTCATCCCGTGGAATCCCGTTGCGGGCAAGCCCTTCGTACGCGCACAGCAGGAGCGCATTGACACCTTCAAGCGCGTCCTCCTCGATGCCGGATACACCGTCACGCAGCGGAAGACCATGGGCGACGACATCGCCGCGGCCTGTGGACAGCTCGCAACGGTGAAACGTTCGGCATCGTGA